The DNA sequence GCGCGGCAGGACCCTGACGCTGCGCCCGGCGGTGGTCGAGGACGCGCCGGTGGTGCCGGTGGCCTGGGTGTGCGGCCACGCGCCGGTGCCGCAGCGCATGACCGTGCACGGGCGCAACCGCACCGACGTGCCGGAGCGCTACCTGCCGCTCAACTGCCGCTGAAGGCGCGCGGGCGGCGCGCTCATTCCTCGCTGCGGTGCGCGGCCCAGCGGTCGTACGCCCACATGCCGGCGAGCATCGCCAGCACGAACACCAGCCCCTCGACGGCGCCGGTGCCCAGCAGCACCACGCCCGGGCCGGGGCAGATGCCCGCCAGGCCCCAGCCGATGCCGAACAGCAGCGCGCCGACGACCAGGCGCCGGTCGATGCCCCGGGTCGAGGGCAGCTGCATCGGCGCGCCGAGCAGCGAGCGGCGCCGGCGCCCCGCCACGGCAAAGGCCACCAGCCCCACCGCGATCGCGCCGCCCATCACGAAGGCCAGCGACGGGTCCCAGGCCCCGGCCAGGTCGAGGAAGCCCAGCACCTTGGCCGGGTCGGCCATGCCGGCCACCAGCAGCCCGAGGCCGAACACCAGGCCGGACAGGAAGGCAAGGACGTGCAGCACGGGGGTCTCTCCTTCAGCCCGCGACCAGGTGGCGCATCACGTACACCGTGGCGAAGCCCGTGGCCATGAAGGCGAGCGTGGCGACCAGCGAACGTGGCGACAGCCGCGACAGCCCGCACACGCCGTGGCCGCTGGTGCAGCCCGAGCCGCAGCGCGTGCCGACGCCCACCAGCAGGCCGGCGGCCGCCAGCAGCACGTAGCCGGCCTCGATGCGCAGCGGCGGCAGCTCGGCGAACAGCCGCCACAGCACCGGCGCCGCGACCAGGCCCAGCACGAAGGCCGCGCGCCAGCCGACGTCGCCGGCGCGCGGGCGCAGCAGGCCGCCGAGGATGCCGGAGATGCCGGCGATGCGGCCGTTGAACAGCACGAGCAGCGCCGCAGCCAGGCCGATCAGCACGCCGCCGGCCAGCGACGCCCAGGGGGTGAACTCGTTCC is a window from the Caldimonas thermodepolymerans genome containing:
- a CDS encoding YeeE/YedE family protein, producing the protein MLHVLAFLSGLVFGLGLLVAGMADPAKVLGFLDLAGAWDPSLAFVMGGAIAVGLVAFAVAGRRRRSLLGAPMQLPSTRGIDRRLVVGALLFGIGWGLAGICPGPGVVLLGTGAVEGLVFVLAMLAGMWAYDRWAAHRSEE
- a CDS encoding YeeE/YedE family protein, which encodes MTIAWNEFTPWASLAGGVLIGLAAALLVLFNGRIAGISGILGGLLRPRAGDVGWRAAFVLGLVAAPVLWRLFAELPPLRIEAGYVLLAAAGLLVGVGTRCGSGCTSGHGVCGLSRLSPRSLVATLAFMATGFATVYVMRHLVAG